Proteins encoded together in one Variovorax paradoxus window:
- a CDS encoding DEAD/DEAH box helicase, translated as MNFDELKLAPAILKAVHEHGYDTPTPIQAQAIPAVLEGHDLLGGAQTGTGKTAAFTLPMLHKLSMGASATNKFGGIGIRALVLTPTRELAAQVEESVRTYGKYLELDSTVIFGGVGMNPQISKLKKGVDILVATPGRLLDLQQQGMLDLSQVQMLILDEADRMLDMGFIHDVKKILALVPREKQSLLFSATFSDEIRDLAATLLKNPQSIQVTPRNTTVQRITQVIHPVGRGKKKALLAHIINENKWSQVLVFTRTKFGANSVAEFLTKNGIEAMALHGNKSQSARTQALAGFKSGEIRALVATDIAARGIDIDELPHVVNYEIPNVSEDYVHRIGRTGRAGSSGEAVSFVCLDEEGFMQEIERFTKQTIPVQFVEGFGPEDGERAEPIAMGRQTIWGGAGRPPSRDVMQAAAKAARTEMLQRIRENKAGQGGGERAGGGGNGGGQRRGGGQGGGGQGRNANGGGQGQGPRGQGARPAQGRGPQGPARAPHHAPQHHQQNHLPHDERQPRHHGNSHSPTQANQVAHLRAEAVAGGDGQPDPLRTSVDHMGGGRGRGGRSGGGGGGGYGGNRSGGGGRSGGGGYGGGGGGNRSGGGGGGRSFGR; from the coding sequence ATGAATTTTGACGAACTGAAGCTGGCCCCCGCCATCTTGAAGGCTGTGCACGAGCACGGTTACGACACCCCCACCCCCATCCAGGCGCAAGCCATTCCCGCGGTTCTGGAAGGCCATGACCTTCTGGGCGGCGCCCAGACCGGCACCGGCAAGACGGCCGCCTTTACCCTGCCGATGCTGCACAAGCTCAGCATGGGCGCCAGCGCCACCAACAAGTTCGGCGGCATCGGCATTCGTGCCCTGGTGCTCACCCCCACGCGCGAACTCGCGGCCCAGGTCGAAGAGTCGGTCCGCACCTACGGCAAGTACCTGGAGCTCGACTCCACCGTGATCTTCGGCGGCGTGGGCATGAACCCGCAAATCAGCAAGCTCAAGAAGGGCGTCGACATCCTCGTGGCCACCCCCGGCCGCCTGCTCGACCTGCAACAGCAAGGCATGCTCGACCTGAGCCAGGTCCAGATGCTGATCCTCGACGAAGCCGACCGCATGCTCGACATGGGCTTCATCCACGACGTGAAGAAAATTCTTGCTCTGGTGCCCCGCGAAAAGCAGAGTCTGCTGTTCTCGGCCACCTTCAGCGACGAAATCCGCGACCTGGCCGCCACGCTGCTCAAGAACCCGCAAAGCATCCAGGTCACGCCGCGCAACACCACCGTGCAGCGCATCACCCAGGTGATCCACCCCGTGGGCCGCGGCAAGAAGAAGGCGCTGCTCGCGCACATCATCAACGAGAACAAGTGGAGCCAGGTGCTCGTGTTCACGCGCACCAAGTTCGGCGCCAACAGCGTGGCCGAGTTCCTGACCAAGAACGGCATCGAAGCCATGGCGTTGCACGGCAACAAGAGCCAGAGCGCACGCACGCAGGCGCTGGCCGGCTTCAAGAGCGGCGAGATCCGCGCGCTGGTGGCCACCGACATCGCCGCCCGCGGCATCGACATCGACGAGCTGCCGCACGTCGTCAACTACGAAATCCCGAACGTCAGCGAAGACTACGTGCACCGCATCGGCCGCACCGGCCGCGCCGGTTCGAGCGGCGAGGCCGTGAGCTTTGTCTGCCTGGACGAAGAAGGCTTCATGCAGGAAATCGAACGCTTCACCAAGCAGACGATCCCGGTGCAGTTCGTCGAAGGCTTCGGCCCTGAAGACGGCGAACGCGCCGAGCCCATCGCCATGGGCCGCCAGACGATCTGGGGCGGCGCCGGCCGTCCGCCGAGCCGCGACGTCATGCAGGCGGCCGCCAAGGCTGCCCGCACCGAAATGCTGCAACGCATTCGCGAGAACAAGGCCGGCCAGGGCGGCGGCGAACGCGCCGGCGGTGGCGGCAACGGCGGCGGTCAACGCCGCGGCGGCGGCCAAGGTGGCGGCGGTCAAGGCCGCAACGCGAATGGCGGCGGCCAAGGCCAAGGCCCGCGCGGCCAGGGCGCTCGCCCGGCACAAGGCCGCGGACCGCAAGGCCCGGCGCGCGCACCGCACCACGCGCCCCAGCATCATCAGCAGAACCACCTGCCGCACGACGAGCGCCAACCGCGCCATCACGGCAACAGCCACAGCCCGACGCAAGCCAACCAGGTTGCACACCTGCGCGCCGAAGCAGTCGCGGGTGGCGACGGCCAGCCGGATCCGTTGCGCACGAGCGTCGACCACATGGGTGGCGGCCGCGGTCGCGGCGGCCGTTCGGGCGGCGGCGGTGGTGGCGGCTACGGCGGCAACCGTTCGGGCGGCGGTGGCCGCTCGGGTGGCGGCGGCTACGGCGGCGGTGGTGGTGGCAACCGCTCCGGCGGCGGCGGTGGGGGCCGTTCGTTCGGCCGCTGA